Within Runella rosea, the genomic segment TTCCCATTTAGCTACGAAGGTGATAAAATGATAGTGAATCAGGCAGTTTTGGAAAAATGGGAGGCCAATATGCCTGTTTATATGGTCAACAAATACGCTGATAATCTACGTAAACTAACCGCCATCAAACTCGATTGGGGGCGCAATGACTCACCCCGTTTTCCCATCCAAATCGGGATGCTGAGTCAGCGGTTAGAGAATCTTGGCATTAATCACTACGCAGAAGAATACATTGGCGACCATGGCAATAAAATCTGGACTACCGATGGGCGGGTTTTGAATGATTTGTTGCCGTTTTTTAATGATTATTTGAAATTTTGATAATTGTCATTTATGAAAAAGCTAACTCTTTCTATCGCTGCCTTAGCGGTCATTGCTATTGGTATATTTTCGTTCAGACAAGTTAATGAGAAAAAACGTGGTAATGCGGCACGCCGACCCAATATCGTATTCATCATGTCAGACGACCATGCGTATCAGGCGATTTCGGCGTATGATACAAGGCTTACGCAAACCCCAAATATTGACCGAATTGCCAAGGAAGGGATGCTTTTTAGCAACGCTTGCGTCACCAATTCTATCTGTGCGCCATCGAGGGCCGTGATTTTAACGGGAAAACACAGTCACCTGAATGGGAAAATTGATAATAACTTCCCGTTTGACACTACCAATATTACCTTCCCTCAGCTACTTCAGGCCAATGGCTACGAGACGGCAATGTTTGGGAAATTACACTTTGGAAATAGTCCCAAAGGATTTGACGAGTTTAAGATTTTGCCCGACCAAGGCGACTATTACAACCCTGACTTTATCACCAAAAAAGAGGGTAGAAAGAAAATCATGGGCTATGTCACGGATATTATCACGGACATGACACTCAACTGGTTGGGAAAAGAAAGAGACAAAGAAAAACCGTTCTTTTTGGCTTATTTGCACAAAGCGCCTCACCGCGAATGGCTTCCTGCCGAACGCCATTTCAAGGAATTTATCAACAAAAAATTTCCTGAGCCTACCACGCTTTTTGACAACTATGACGGTCGCGGAAGTGCCTCTAAGCAAGCCGAAATGAACCTTCTGACGCACATGAACTGGGCGGGTGATTCCAAAATCAAGCCCGAAAACATGGATAAATTGGGCATCAAAGAGTCGCATCCATACGATAAACGCAATTATAACTACACAGTTGGACGAATGAATGCCGAGCAGCGAAAAGTGTGGGATGCAACTTACGACAAAATGAACGAAGAGTTCATTAAAAACTATCCCAAAATGAGCGAAACCGACAAAATGAAATGGCGGTACCAACGCTATATGCAAGATTATTTGGGCTGTATCGCTTCAGTAGATGAAGGGGTAGGCAAAGTGTTAGACTTTCTGAAAGCGAATGGCCTAGAAGAAAATACTATCGTCGTCTATACCTCTGACCAAGGTTTTTATTTGGGCGAACACGGCTGGTTTGATAAGCGTTTTATCTTCGACGAGTCCTTTAAAACACCTTTGTTGGTAAAATGGCCTGGGGTCATTAAGCCTGCTTCTAAAAATAGCCAAATGGTGCAAAATCTGGACTTTGCTCAAACTTTTTTGGAAGCTGCGGGTGTAAAACCTCCTGCCGATATGCAGGGTGAAAGTTTGATTCCTATTTTTAAAGGGCAAGGCAAAAATTTCAGGGACGCGGCCTACTACCATTATTACGAATATCCAGGTATTCACATGGTGAAACGGCACTACGGAATTGTAACCGAAAAATACAAGTTGGTTCACTTTTATTATGACGTCGACGAATGGGAGTTATATGACCGTGCCAACGACAAAAATGAGCTTAAAAACGTCTATAACGACCCCAAATATGCCAACATAAAAGCAGAAATGCACAAAAAATTGGCGGCACTTCGTGTCAAATACAAAGATTCCGAAACACTGGATAAGATGTATATTGAAAAGTACAAACAACTAAAAAAGGGCTAAAGTACTTGAATTAAAAACTTCTAATTACCAATGCTTTCCCTCCTCGGTTTTGCTACGATTCTCGTCTTTTTGGCAGTCATCATGTCAAAAAAAATGTCAGTGATGACTGCCCTAGTCATTACGCCCGTCGCTTTTGGGCTAATGGCGGGCTTTAATCCCAAAGAACTCGGCGATTTTGCCTTGGCGGGTATAAAGCAAGTAGCACCAACGGGGGTATTGCTGATGTTTGCGGTGCTATACTTTGCCACCATGCTCGATGCAGGTCTGTTTGATCCCGTCATTGCGGCCATTGTCAGGTCGGTCGAAGGCGACCCACTCAAAGTGATTATGGGAACAGCCATTCTCACCATGATTGTTCACCTCGACGGCGACGGTACTGCGACTTTTATGATTGTGTTGTCGGCATTTTTACCCATTTACAAACAACTAAAAATCAACCGAAAAATCTTGGCGAGTATCGTTGCGTTAAGCGTAGGGCCGTTACATTTGGTGCCTTGGTCTGGAACTTCTGCCCGGGCCATTTCTACGCTCAAAAGCGACGCCGTTCATATTTTCAATCCAAACATTCCTGCCATTATAGCGGGTATTGTTTGGGTACTTTTTGTAGCGTATTGGTTTGGGCAAAAAGAAAGAAAGCGTCTCGGAATCATTGAGTTTGAATACAGTCACAAAGACAATCTAAGTACAGAACAGCAGTATTTGCGCCGCCCCAAACTGCTCATTATCAACGCTATCCTTACCATCGCGCTTATTGTAGCCTTGACCAAAGGATGGCTTCCCGCCCCTGTTTTGTTTGTAATAGCTAGCATGTTTGCTTTGCTGATTAACTACCCAAAACTCGCTGATCAACAGAAGGTTGTCAAAAGCCACGGCACCAATATATTTTTGGTTTCGAGCATGATTTTTGCCGCAGGCATCTTTTCGGGGATTCTTACGGGTGCCAAAATGATTGACGCCATGGCAAATTCATTGGTAGCGCTCATTCCTCACCAACACGCCAGTTGGCTGCCTACCCTGACCGCACTCACGAGCCTGCCTGCCAGCATTCTTTTTACTCCCGATGCCTATTACTTTGGGGTGGTTCCCATTTTGAGCCAAACCGCTACCCAATTTGGCCTTGACCCACTGGAAATTGGACGGGCTGCATTGCTTGGGCAAATGACTGTTGGCTTTCCCATCAGTCCGCTCACGGCATCCACTTTCTTGCTAGTAGGTCTTGCAGAAGTGGATTTAGGCGAACACCAACGCCACACATTTTTCTGGGCGTGGGGCACAACGATTGTAATGACGTTGATCGCGCTTTTGACGGGCTCAATTCATTTGTAAAAATGGAAAAATTTCAGAATAAATACCGTATTGCATCTGCACGTGCCTCTTGGTGGGATTATGGGTGGAATGGCGCCTATTTTATAACGATTTGTACAAAAAATCGCGAACATTTTTTTGGTAAAATAGTCAATCGTAAAATGCAATTATCATCCATCGGTGTCCTCGCCGACGTTTTTTGGCACGAAATTAAAAACCATGCAAAAAATATTGAATTAGGGGCATTTGTGGTTATGCCAAATCATATTCATGGGATTTTGATTTTGGATAAACCTGAAAATGAATCGTTTACCAACGAAAACGTTGGTAATAACGAAAATGTTGGTAATAACAATAACGTTGGTAATA encodes:
- a CDS encoding sulfatase family protein; the protein is MKKLTLSIAALAVIAIGIFSFRQVNEKKRGNAARRPNIVFIMSDDHAYQAISAYDTRLTQTPNIDRIAKEGMLFSNACVTNSICAPSRAVILTGKHSHLNGKIDNNFPFDTTNITFPQLLQANGYETAMFGKLHFGNSPKGFDEFKILPDQGDYYNPDFITKKEGRKKIMGYVTDIITDMTLNWLGKERDKEKPFFLAYLHKAPHREWLPAERHFKEFINKKFPEPTTLFDNYDGRGSASKQAEMNLLTHMNWAGDSKIKPENMDKLGIKESHPYDKRNYNYTVGRMNAEQRKVWDATYDKMNEEFIKNYPKMSETDKMKWRYQRYMQDYLGCIASVDEGVGKVLDFLKANGLEENTIVVYTSDQGFYLGEHGWFDKRFIFDESFKTPLLVKWPGVIKPASKNSQMVQNLDFAQTFLEAAGVKPPADMQGESLIPIFKGQGKNFRDAAYYHYYEYPGIHMVKRHYGIVTEKYKLVHFYYDVDEWELYDRANDKNELKNVYNDPKYANIKAEMHKKLAALRVKYKDSETLDKMYIEKYKQLKKG
- a CDS encoding CitMHS family transporter, encoding MLSLLGFATILVFLAVIMSKKMSVMTALVITPVAFGLMAGFNPKELGDFALAGIKQVAPTGVLLMFAVLYFATMLDAGLFDPVIAAIVRSVEGDPLKVIMGTAILTMIVHLDGDGTATFMIVLSAFLPIYKQLKINRKILASIVALSVGPLHLVPWSGTSARAISTLKSDAVHIFNPNIPAIIAGIVWVLFVAYWFGQKERKRLGIIEFEYSHKDNLSTEQQYLRRPKLLIINAILTIALIVALTKGWLPAPVLFVIASMFALLINYPKLADQQKVVKSHGTNIFLVSSMIFAAGIFSGILTGAKMIDAMANSLVALIPHQHASWLPTLTALTSLPASILFTPDAYYFGVVPILSQTATQFGLDPLEIGRAALLGQMTVGFPISPLTASTFLLVGLAEVDLGEHQRHTFFWAWGTTIVMTLIALLTGSIHL
- a CDS encoding transposase, giving the protein MEKFQNKYRIASARASWWDYGWNGAYFITICTKNREHFFGKIVNRKMQLSSIGVLADVFWHEIKNHAKNIELGAFVVMPNHIHGILILDKPENESFTNENVGNNENVGNNNNVGNNVETRHALSLQSTIQPQTPAQQRFQNQGQNTVSSIIGSYKSAVTKHCNRLQLTDNDGVEFGWQSRFHDHIIRNDAEYQRINDYIENNPKNWDNDKFHTL